A portion of the bacterium genome contains these proteins:
- a CDS encoding methyltransferase domain-containing protein — translation MDRQPSTRASQSSTANRQRKTHWTDDFFEAQFGRVLATRSPEITQRQVDFIIEKTGIHPGASVLDVCCGYGRHSIELARRGYEVVGIDRFGNYLNEARRQAASENAGVEAM, via the coding sequence ATGGACCGCCAACCGTCAACTCGTGCTTCGCAGAGTAGCACTGCCAACCGTCAACGTAAAACACACTGGACGGACGACTTCTTCGAGGCGCAGTTCGGGAGGGTGTTGGCGACCAGGTCGCCGGAAATAACTCAGAGGCAGGTTGATTTCATCATTGAGAAGACCGGCATTCACCCCGGAGCGAGTGTGCTGGACGTCTGTTGTGGCTACGGAAGGCACTCGATAGAGCTCGCCAGAAGAGGTTACGAAGTCGTTGGCATTGATCGGTTTGGAAACTACCTAAATGAGGCGCGGAGACAGGCTGCCTCAGAGAATGCTGGCGTCGAGGCGATGTAG
- the purM gene encoding phosphoribosylformylglycinamidine cyclo-ligase yields the protein MDPELHAYDLAGVNAKMEEKGITRLRRILAQTFDLSPRARPITDLSFFAALIDIGTPEYLAVCTDGVGTKLLVAQMMDRYDTIGIDCVAMNVNDIICVGATPVTIIDYLAVQEPDPDFLEAIAKGLYEGAKLSYASVSGGETAQVAPIITGIRPKRGFDLAATCVGLVKKDEVIVGERVVPGDAILALSSSGLHSNGYSLVRKIVFEKMSFNVDIYISELHKTIGEELLTPTHIYVPEVLEVLNEKLPVKALINITGNGLLNLNRIMAQNVGFEIDNLPEAQPIFQLLQDWGRIPDEEMFRVFNMGIGFCLIVPDDSDIIAQTAAIAAKHGADCGRIGTVVEDEARRVFVTQKGLVQNGLFFEKRA from the coding sequence GTGGATCCGGAGCTTCACGCCTACGATCTCGCTGGGGTGAATGCCAAAATGGAAGAAAAAGGCATCACGCGACTCAGGCGCATCCTTGCCCAGACATTCGATTTGAGCCCAAGAGCAAGGCCCATCACCGACCTCTCGTTCTTTGCCGCCTTGATCGATATTGGCACGCCAGAGTATCTAGCTGTCTGCACCGACGGCGTTGGCACCAAGCTGCTCGTCGCGCAGATGATGGACAGATACGACACCATCGGTATCGACTGCGTCGCTATGAACGTAAACGATATCATCTGCGTGGGCGCAACGCCGGTAACGATCATTGACTACCTTGCGGTGCAGGAACCCGACCCAGATTTCCTGGAGGCAATTGCGAAGGGCTTATACGAGGGTGCGAAACTGTCCTACGCCTCAGTATCGGGCGGCGAGACAGCACAGGTGGCGCCGATCATCACTGGGATACGTCCTAAGCGCGGCTTCGACCTCGCCGCGACCTGTGTTGGATTGGTCAAAAAAGATGAGGTGATCGTTGGCGAACGTGTTGTGCCCGGCGACGCCATACTCGCGCTCTCGAGTTCCGGGCTCCACAGCAATGGCTACTCACTCGTGCGCAAGATCGTCTTTGAGAAGATGAGTTTCAACGTGGACATTTACATCAGCGAGCTGCACAAGACCATTGGCGAGGAGCTCTTGACGCCGACGCACATCTACGTCCCGGAAGTGCTCGAAGTCCTTAACGAGAAGCTGCCCGTGAAAGCACTTATTAACATCACGGGCAACGGCCTTCTAAACCTCAACCGAATCATGGCACAAAACGTCGGTTTTGAGATCGACAATCTGCCTGAGGCCCAGCCGATATTCCAACTGCTACAGGACTGGGGCAGGATACCTGACGAGGAGATGTTCCGCGTCTTCAATATGGGCATCGGCTTCTGCCTAATCGTGCCCGATGATTCGGACATCATCGCCCAGACCGCTGCGATCGCCGCCAAACATGGCGCGGATTGCGGCAGGATCGGGACGGTCGTTGAGGATGAGGCGAGGCGCGTCTTTGTTACGCAGAAAGGCCTCGTCCAGAATGGCCTTTTCTTTGAAAAACGAGCCTGA